The sequence below is a genomic window from Glycine max cultivar Williams 82 chromosome 20, Glycine_max_v4.0, whole genome shotgun sequence.
TGTGtaatgaaaacaacaatttaCATAATTTCATAAACTAACATATATTCATGTAAACATGTCatgcaacaaatataataacacCAAATTTACCTCATGTGACACTTTTTTCACAAGATTTGTTGGCCATGCAATGAATGTTTGAAGAGCCTGCTTGACATATTGAATCTCTGATGTCGGGAAGGGCACTTCGGAATCACCTTCTATAACTTTGTCAACACTCACCCTCACAACATCATCAGCATAAGTGACATTGTGAATGGCTGATCCACCCTCACATATTTTCCCCAAGGCCACCAACACTGTAGTATTTTGTCGTTGCACGTATAACCCCATAGTGGGTTTTAAGCTCACATTTTTGTCGCCTGATGGGTCAACATCAGCAGTTTCTACATTACTTCCTTTAGTGCTAAGACGTGCAGCCAATGCCTGTAAATCCACCTCAATAAGGGGAGAGTATTGTGATCCCATCTGACTCAATTGAATGAAGATCTGACTGGACAACTCCTTCTTAAATTCCTCCAGACTCCTCTTGTGTTGTTCTTCATATTCATTCCTTACTTGTTCCTTTATGTTTCCAATAATGTCAGCCCATTGTTGTTGCATTAGTGTTGCTGAGGAACTACTCGACGTACGTGTTGCCCTACCATAAAATTGAGTAAGGGTCATACCAGATCCCGCTGCACGAACTCGACCTGGATGTTCCGGTTTGCCAATGGCCGTATTCAAGATGTCATCCCGACCATGGGGAACAAAACTACCCTGTGTCGTCTGCTCTTCTAACGAGTCCTAAAACAAGCACAACATATTGAAAGAGTTAATGAGGTAGTAATTataaagcaaacaaaaattagTTCCAAATTGATTATAATCATGCTGCAACTCACAATTCTATCCGAAATTTCTTTTGCTGCCTTTGATGTCATCTGGCCATATCGTTTGGTTCTAGCCATTTTCCACTTCACGTGCCTTTTAATGGGAGATGGCGGCTCCTCCAGATCAGACAATGGATTCTCAGTCAAAAGTGCCTGCTGTTGtctttgctttgttttctcatctaacatttttttctcaagcaagtcataacccccacgagacagtaCGTGGGGGCAGTCATTGTATTTTTGACTCTCCTTTGCCTTTTTCCGAATTTCCTGTCATTGACAATATATTATTtgcatttatttaattgttaaaaatgtacatttctaaagaaatttaaactaaattgaaCAAACATGTTACCTGCCAATCCGGGGTCTTGCGACTTGCAACAAATTCGTCCCAAGTTTGTTTATCCATACCATATTTCTTGTAGTGTACCAAAGTCTAACTCTTGTGTGTCAGCATAGACAAATTTAGTGGTTAGCGaagacttaaattgcctccatctagTGCCCACCGTGGACATTACTTTTTTCTTGGCCTTTTCAgcttctgggatatcaaatttagCCTGCATTACATATTCATCATGTCAATTTTAGTGcatgtaaacatttttttgaaaataaactcAATGTTTGAATACATCAAATTGTTAATGTGACTTACCAAAATGTCCCCCCATACCATGTCCTTAAGAGTTTCTGGCACATTTTTCCAATTGCTGTGGACAATGGGGATCTTTTCTCGAGCTACAACCCCTAAAAAACTGTGGAACTTTTGCTTCTCTGGGCCTGATGCTCTTCCAGTTGCAGGATCCACATTAACTATTGGTCTAGGCTGATCTAATCTTCTTAAAGTCAACCTTCTAAGACGTGTGCTTTGTCGTGTCTTCTTAGGTTGTGGCTCCGAATTACCATCTGACTGCGGAGGGGACCTTGGCGGTGTCACCATGACGCTGtccaaatgaaacaaatttagaTTAATATGGTAGGATTAAAAATAGCATGTACgcaacacaaaataaatatgaacATTACATATAActcaataacaaataaaataatattgtaacaTTACATTGATACAAGGCGGTTAAGGAGCAATGTTCTCCCATAAACCTTCAGCATGATCATGACGAATCGCATGTACGTCATCCACCTCTGCTTGTTCACATATTGAAGGCATTTTTGTGCAAAAACGAGGAGTCTCACAAATGTCAAGGGATGCATCATGAATTTGTTCCCTAACACCAATTGGCCTTCCTTGTAGAACCACTGATAATCTACAATTATTTGGATCTTGGATGTAAAacacttgtctagcttgttctgccataatGAATGGTTCCTCCTTGTAACCTACCTTGTTAAGGTCTACTAAAGTGAATCCCATTTCATCTTTATGAACACCGGTATTTCCAttaacccatttacatttaaatACTGGCACTCTAAATTGATTATAATCAAGCTCCCAGATTTCTTCAATAACTCCGAAATAAGGCATTGAGGATTCAATTGGGTTGTTATCAGATGCTCTAGAAAAGTGCTCAGAATGAGCCTCCACAATCACCCCACTATTCTGCACACTACTTTTATCATCTTGTGACTTTGTATAGAATGAATAATTGTTTATGTCATACCCCTGCCAAGTAGGGACATTTAAATTCGGACCAATAGCCaacaattttaatgttttggaAGCATTGTCATCAGTCATAATTGTTTCTTTAAACCAGTTCATGAAAGTTCTATTATGCTCTTGCAACAATTTCATCATGTTTAATTTTGGGTTAATAGATGTTAGATATTGTTTGTGAGTTTGTATGTATGGAACGACCTCCtgtgtgttattcaagatatacAAATGCGCTTGTGACACATCTTGTCGACTCATGGTAACAACATTGAAGCCTCGTGTCCCTTGACCTCCTCGTGTCCGGTCATGACGAATTTTCGGTACCCCCACAGCTTCAACTGTTTCCATGTACTgtgaacaaaactcaatagcttcttcAGCAACATACCTTTCTACAATGGAAGCTTCTGGTCGGTATTGATTTTTGGTATATCCCTTCAACACTTTCATGTAGCGTTCAATTGGATACATCCACCGTAAAAAAACCGGACCACACAACCGAATTTCCCTCACAAGATGAACAATTaggtgaaccatgatgtcaaaaaatgatggtGGGAAATACATCTCTAACTGACAAATGACAATGGCAGCCTCATTCTCCAAGTCATCCAATTGATGAGGATTAATGACTTTACTACATATGGCATTAAAAAGAAAGCACAAACGGGTTATGGCAACTCTAACTTTGTCAGGCAAGATGCCGCGAATCGCAACAGGCAATAATTGTTGCATTAAGACATGGCAATCATGAGACTTCAAGCCAACCAACTTAAGATCATTGAGGGCGacaaggctcttgatatttgaagagtatccttgtggaactttGACATTCCGCAGACATTGACAAAAACTTTTCTTCTCTGCTGTTGACAGTGTGTGGCATGCTGGGGGTAAATATGTTCGCCGACCTTGTGATATGGGATGCAACTGCTCTCGTATTCCCATGTCAACCAAGTCTTGACGACAtttcaaaccatcctttgtcttccctttaatgttaagaagagtaccaattaaactatcacacacatttttctcGACATGCATAACATCTAGACAGTGACGCACATAtagatcagaccagtatggaagatcaaagaatattgaGCGCTTCTTCCACATGTTGTTGGGAGATGATGTCTTCTTCTGGGACTTGCCAAACACGGTTACAATGTCCTTTACGCGATCATGAATTTGGTTTCCGGTTAATGCTTCCGGGGGGCCTTCATTCTcctgacttccattaaaagcttttttcaatcgtcGATAAGGGTGAAAAGCTTTTAGAAATCTTCGGTGTCTGGTATATACTGTCTTCTTTCCATGCTTGAGTTGGATGAAGCTTGTGTTTTTCTCACAGATAGGACATGCATGATGCCCTTTCACACTGTATCCACTTAAATTTCCATATGCTGGAAAATCATTAATAGTACAAAACACCATTGTGCGTAACCTGAACGTCTGCTGCACATTTGCATCCCACACATCTACCCCTTCTTCCCACAATTGTTTCAAGTCTTCGATTAATGGCGTAAGatacacatcaatatcattcCCTGGCTGCCTTGGACCCGCGATCATCATACACAGGATAATGTATTTACGCAAAATGCACAACCATGGGggaaggttgtaaatcatcAGTAAAACAGGCCACGAACTGTGGTTGCTGCTTAAGCTACCAtaaggattcattccatcagaaGCAAGAGCAAGCCTTAGGTTCCTTGGCTCATCCCCAAACTCTGGATACAAACGATCAATTGTCTTCCACTGTGGCGAGTCGGCAGGATGTCGCAGTAATCCATCAGATTTTCGATCATCCGAATGCCATGAAAGGTTTTTTGCATCTTGTGCATTAGCAAAcaatcgcttaaaccttggtattattggaagataccagcACACCTTGGCAGGACGACAATTTTTGGTTCTTGCATCATCAGTTAATTCATCATGTTGCACTTTGTATCGTGATACCCCACACGTGGGGCATTGCCGTAGTTCTGCATACTCATTTCtatacaatatgcaatcattagggcatgcatgGATCTTCTTGTACTCCATTCCCACTGGACACAAAATCTTTTTGGCCTCGTAGTGATTTTTCGGCAAAGTGTTTTGTTCAGGAAGCATGTTTTTCAATAAGACCAGCAATTCAGTGAAGCTTTtatcactccacccaaatcttgCCTTCAAGTTTACCAAAGCTAACACTGCTGACAACCGCGTGAAAGATGTGCACCCCTGATACAATGGCGTGTTGGAATCACATTCTATTGTATCATACAGAGGTGCATGCGCTTGCTCAAAAGtctcttgtccaagatcacggATCATTTCCTCTATACGCTCTCCGCTGTCTTCGTGAACCGCCTGAGACTGAGAAACAGTTGGAATGTCGGCCAAttccccatgccatatccattttgtGTAATTCGGAATGATGCCGTAACATATCAGATGTGATCGGATTTCATCAACTGACTGTCGTCTACCATTAAGACATTTAACACATGGGCAAAAATAATTGCCCCTCAAACTTTCAGCATTAAGTTGCGTAAACTGTAGAAATTGTTCCACCCCGTTCTCATACTCATCACTGATGCGTTTtgctttcatccaacttcgatccatgtttCGTCTTTGCTATTCATGACAATCAATAAGTTATATGTGATGCATGCTAAACTCACTTTTTTGCATtgaaggtgtggccctatcccattcaggaagacattttttatagTTGAATCAAACGTACAAGTAAAATCTCTTTCGAgtgatttgatgaaatttcggcagcatttcgcattggtcttcAAGTACACAAGATGAAAGCGGTGAATGTGTGAACAATCACCGCTATCAAATATGCACCCGAAGAACAATGTCAAATGCAGTATACCGAAATTTCTTCAAATCATTCAAAAGATAATTTACCTCTACGTATGattcaactataaaaatatgtcatcccaaactgtccaaacggacaattcaagaatcaatacATCGATTAATTCAAACTATCCGTATTAATCAATGTATCGAATCTCGAACGGgcatctaaggttcactcataatgCAACTAACTAGTAACATGAAACAATACCAATATTTGAACAATGACATGTTACAATCATAccactttttaaaaatagacaTACCTCGAAAGATGCTCAGTGTCAACGACAACGAGTGCGGGGATGCAGTTACAGGGAAAACACTAACACAAATGTCGTGATGAGGACATATAATCTGTACCATCAATGGGGGAAACTATCAGCTGGATCAATCATACTCAAATAACAATGCATCATGTTTGAGGTTTATAAAATAGTACAACCAGTAAAGAGGtttattttaagtgaaataaCAATGCATCATTTTTGATTGAGCTTTATCCAGTTGCTATCTTTATATAGAAGTTAAGATAcatattataatgaaaatatatagaGAAGTTAAGATACATATTATAATCAAAACAAGGGAAGAAGGAAAgtcatcattttgttattatgTAAATAAGCACCATTTTGTTATTTGATATTGGAAATATAAAACTGACTCTTTCAacagtaattttaaaaataattattcaaaatatattttatttaaaagcatACTCCTTGTGGACCAGATTTTTAAGATGATGCAGAGTTATGATCATATTATTGTCAAACAAGAGCAATGTGTTTTATTGTATCTgctaaaaaaatgcatataatACCCACcctataattaattttcattttgtgttttgtttccATTGGGTCGTTTCTCTTCAGGTTGAATCCAATTTAAGTGAAAGAAAAAGTCATTCATTGGTTCATTTGTGTGAAGGCTTTGAAACTTCGTTGATGTGAAATACTAGTACGTAAAAGTAGTATACTGAGGTcatgattaaatttttaacatgGTTCGGGATAGCTGAACTGCCCAATGAAGAATGATCTCTTCAAAAGCCTTTGtattgttattaatataatatatataatatgttgacactttttattcaaattcttGCAGGCTGCTTTCCTGTCTGCTTTGGCTGGGTTAGAGGTTGCACAAGCTGCTGCTCAAGCTGCATTGACAACTCTGTCTGAGGTTTACAAagcaactaaaataaattatcggGCATTTCCAAGGAATACATTGCTGCAAGGTGAGAATGATAATTAACACAGGCTAAGATTGTAGGCTTCTGAATGAATTAATCTGTCATCTGTCTTAATGTGATTTATCTGGGAATGGATGGACCAATCTTCATTGTGTTGTGTGTTTGATTGGAATAATTTCTAAATGTAGCATTGCAACTGATCTTTAGTAAAAATCGCTGGAATAATTTGtcatttcctcttttcaatGGTTGACTTTTGGAATAACTACAGAAGAACATTACACTCTAATAGAAATATTTAACTGTtagtttcttctcttttttccatctttttttatatgtaattaatatatgttCTCTATGATTCCACGAGTTTAAAgtgtagaaattaatttttgaactcAATTTCCTTAGTAGAATTGTGGCTTTATGTTTTATGCAGATGCTGGTATCACGTCTAACGGTGGTAATACTTAAGATTCATTTCAAGGATCTCGATTGCATGCAAACATACAGCTTGAGAAGGAAGAGTTAGATGTGGAAAAAGCAATTTCTGAGATTATAGAAGTTCAGGTCTGTCATATGTCAAGGTTTGATTTGACGGTATCTGCATTTACaaagtttgaaaatatttgcTAAATACTGGATATTCTGTTTTGTAGATGAAAAATATCCAAGATAAGCTTGTTCATTTTGAAGATTTGGACCTGCTGATGGAAAAAGAAGGCCAGCAGATGGAgcaaatgaaaaatatgttttttcttgATCAGCTTACTCTTTTATTTCATAAATCATCTGCACCAAAAACTGGAGAATGAGAAGAAGGCAAGAATGTAAAGACAAACCATGGTTGACAACTCTTAATTAGCTAGTGATCTTAGGCTTAGCGAATgtattatatgaaaattatcCTCAATACAGGGCTTATTTGCAAGATTCAGTCATAGAGCTGCTAGGAACAGAAAAGTCATTCTGTAATGTGGTGATAGAGCATACTAAAGATGGATCTGGAATAGGAGGTGCTATATTGGCTGCTTCAAACTCCATGTACAACCAAGACTTATAGTCCATTATCatgcaaataaaaattgaaggaataatccatttttccttttgtaTATGGGAGAGGAAAAGGTGACTTGATGGAGGtccaacattatttttttccctcatAAACGTagtattgaaatttgaatttaatataaaatactcAAGTCTGTTGTTGCTAGatctttatataattttagtggATTGGTACAGTAATCAGTGTAAtgtatataactattttttatagtaacgcaatttatataaaaaaattacaatttttatacaaaagaaagaaataagaagagaagagaaaaatgtgtTATATCTGTCATCACCAACCAACAAGCCTAACATTCTCCATAAAGAAAACAGAAGTCCCAGGATCGATTGACATTGTGAAACTTAACAGGAAAAAGCAAGCTAACCTGATTTCTCCCGTGAAAGCCTCACCTTTTCCCACCCAAGAATTCTGGGCAGAAGTTTCAATCCTATTTGAAATTGAGTTTTTTACCTGATCGATGTACACAAAGGGAGGTTTCACAACAACATCTGTACTtctcacaaaaattaaaaggattagAAAACAGGATAAAAATATTACGGCCAGAATAGCTACTGTAATTATTGGGGTTGTAAACTCTAATCGTTAATTATAACtcataaagttaaaaaataaattaagacgaatgtaattatttatattgtatTAAATTCTACATATAAATTATGCCTAGCTATGActatatataaaacttttaaGCAACACCCATGACTGGTGACTAGATAACAAAACAAAGAGAATAGCTACTGACATTAATCATATACATAAGGTTGAGGCTGCTGAAGCACCTATACTTGAAATTTATGCCTAGTAGCAACTACATGTTATAACAACAATATATTCAATGAATATGAGTGAAGGTGAAAAGGACATTGAACAGAAGTGGACGTATGCACGTGCATGATGGCACGGTCAAGTGGCAATGCAGATTTGCAGTCAATAATTGAGATATAAGAAAAGGAATAGGAACAAATCAGAGAGTGAGAAACATATGGATATGGtgaaagaagaacaagaagaccaagaagaaaccAAACGAGTGCCCAGCTTCTTCAATTTTCGTCTGCAAAAACTGGTCCCCTGCATTCTGTTGCCGCTTCATCACTTTATTCTAACTAATTAAATCACCAATCAAGtaatattacataaatttgtttgatctatatataaaaaaaggataTTATTAGTCAAAGTGAGAATCGGTGATAATTTGGTGTTGAACCAACATAGAGGACTGCGGTGATAATTTGGTGTTTAAACATTGAACAGTGGAGTCAAATATTACGGCCAGAAAACTTCTAAATGaagttttttgtaaaaaatatcaaGAGTCAGAAAGCCTGCAGTGAGTTATGATTCTCTAATGCAGAAGAGTTGTTTGTCAGTCAGATAACAAGAAAAAGTTATGATTATGACATTACCAAAGCTTCCT
It includes:
- the LOC102669636 gene encoding uncharacterized protein, giving the protein MVTPPRSPPQSDGNSEPQPKKTRQSTRLRRLTLRRLDQPRPIVNVDPATGRASGPEKQKFHSFLGVVAREKIPIVHSNWKNVPETLKDMVWGDILAKFDIPEAEKAKKKTLVHYKKYGMDKQTWDEFVASRKTPDWQEIRKKAKESQKYNDCPHVLSRGGYDLLEKKMLDEKTKQRQQQALLTENPLSDLEEPPSPIKRHVKWKMARTKRYGQMTSKAAKEISDRIDSLEEQTTQGSFVPHGRDDILNTAIGKPEHPGRVRAAGSGMTLTQFYGRATRTSSSSSATLMQQQWADIIGNIKEQVRNEYEEQHKRSLEEFKKELSSQIFIQLSQMGSQYSPLIEVDLQALAARLSTKGSNVETADVDPSGDKNVSLKPTMGLYVQRQNTTVLVALGKICEGGSAIHNVTYADDVVRVSVDKVIEGDSEVPFPTSEIQYVKQALQTFIAWPTNLVKKVSHEESDTSPKKLPETDERGTNDFDHDPLRQLIKSLYFMYDTPVELKWDGSKFGLSNVDASFFLTFSDVNEIVAGYKCLNISILQLWMLFLDEWSSTLGHASVYGFLEPQSIHNAKDRRAECEHYLQAWLKESQREVYLGAYLNQ
- the LOC100802425 gene encoding uncharacterized protein: MDRSWMKAKRISDEYENGVEQFLQFTQLNAESLRGNYFCPCVKCLNGRRQSVDEIRSHLICYGIIPNYTKWIWHGELADIPTVSQSQAVHEDSGERIEEMIRDLGQETFEQAHAPLYDTIECDSNTPLYQGCTSFTRLSAVLALVNLKARFGWSDKSFTELLVLLKNMLPEQNTLPKNHYEAKKILCPVGMEYKKIHACPNDCILYRNEYAELRQCPTCGVSRYKVQHDELTDDARTKNCRPAKVCWYLPIIPRFKRLFANAQDAKNLSWHSDDRKSDGLLRHPADSPQWKTIDRLYPEFGDEPRNLRLALASDGMNPYGSLSSNHSSWPVLLMIYNLPPWLCILRKYIILCMMIAGPRQPGNDIDVYLTPLIEDLKQLWEEGVDVWDANVQQTFRLRTMVFCTINDFPAYGNLSGYSVKGHHACPICEKNTSFIQLKHGKKTVYTRHRRFLKAFHPYRRLKKAFNGSQENEGPPEALTGNQIHDRVKDIVTVFGKSQKKTSSPNNMWKKRSIFFDLPYWSDLYVRKTKDGLKCRQDLVDMGIREQLHPISQGRRTYLPPACHTLSTAEKKSFCQCLRNVKVPQGYSSNIKSLVALNDLKLVGLKSHDCHVLMQQLLPVAIRGILPDKVRVAITRLCFLFNAICSKVINPHQLDDLENEAAIVICQLEMYFPPSFFDIMVHLIVHLVREIRLCGPVFLRWMYPIERYMKVLKGYTKNQYRPEASIVERYVAEEAIEFCSQYMETVEAVGVPKIRHDRTRGGQGTRGFNVVTMSRQDVSQAHLGMT